One genomic window of Ignavibacteriota bacterium includes the following:
- a CDS encoding AAA family ATPase, which yields MRINQIKLLNVLGIKQLEFNAGQFTEISGKNGQGKTSVIEAVKAALKGGNDATLLHNGAKEGEIVLCFDNGIELIKRIKNGKSDLTVKNNGVKLDKPQSFIDNLYDILSVNPVEFILSDKKKRTSALLEVLPVKIGTEKLLDILMDKTEYLVSDTSNNAFDVLAAQHKVIYDSRTVNNRIIKEKQSAVKQLQDSISDIDCDPRAIESELQSAQEQKQNMEQKKLGYLQKINNDANEKLEKLRQEYEQRQKEIYSEKENLTEKLNNDFSEKYQPLNDKISRLQEQMKSAGSAMKTKELINQYSSEISAAEKATEYLNHVLKSIESLKEELLNNLPIKGLEIREGEIYFDGVAFDRVNTAKQIEIAFEVAKLRAGELGIICIDGFEKFDDITYQLFVETAINSGLQIIGTKVTNDELTISTN from the coding sequence ATGCGAATCAATCAAATTAAACTGCTTAATGTTTTAGGCATAAAGCAACTTGAATTTAATGCCGGACAATTTACCGAAATTAGCGGTAAAAATGGTCAGGGTAAAACTTCTGTCATCGAGGCAGTTAAAGCAGCACTCAAAGGTGGAAATGATGCCACGCTTCTCCATAATGGAGCTAAAGAGGGTGAAATAGTGCTATGCTTTGATAATGGCATAGAGCTTATAAAACGCATCAAAAACGGCAAGTCAGATTTAACAGTCAAAAATAATGGCGTAAAGCTGGACAAACCTCAAAGTTTTATTGATAATCTATATGATATTCTAAGTGTAAATCCGGTAGAGTTTATACTTTCCGATAAGAAGAAAAGAACTTCTGCACTGCTCGAAGTACTTCCGGTAAAAATAGGAACTGAAAAATTGCTCGATATTCTCATGGACAAAACAGAATATTTAGTTAGTGATACTTCAAATAATGCTTTTGATGTTCTGGCTGCACAGCATAAAGTAATTTATGACAGCAGAACTGTTAATAACAGAATTATCAAAGAAAAGCAATCTGCGGTAAAGCAATTGCAAGATTCAATTTCGGATATTGACTGTGACCCGCGGGCAATTGAAAGTGAACTACAGTCAGCTCAGGAACAAAAACAAAATATGGAGCAGAAAAAATTAGGGTATTTGCAAAAGATTAACAACGATGCTAATGAAAAACTTGAAAAATTACGACAGGAATATGAGCAAAGACAGAAGGAAATTTATTCTGAAAAAGAAAATTTAACTGAAAAACTTAACAATGATTTTTCAGAAAAATATCAACCTTTGAATGATAAAATCAGTCGTTTACAGGAGCAAATGAAAAGTGCCGGTTCTGCTATGAAAACTAAAGAATTGATAAATCAATATTCTTCTGAAATATCTGCAGCAGAAAAGGCAACTGAATATTTGAATCATGTACTGAAATCAATCGAATCATTGAAAGAAGAACTTTTGAATAATTTGCCAATCAAGGGTTTGGAAATCAGGGAAGGAGAAATCTATTTTGACGGAGTAGCTTTTGACAGGGTTAATACTGCTAAGCAAATTGAGATTGCTTTTGAAGTGGCAAAACTAAGAGCCGGAGAACTTGGAATTATCTGTATAGACGGTTTCGAGAAATTTGATGACATTACATATCAGTTATTTGTTGAAACGGCAATTAATTCCGGACTGCAAATAATCGGTACAAAAGTAACGAACGATGAACTAACTATTTCAACTAACTAA
- a CDS encoding toprim domain-containing protein, with product METFRDYRIEINHGTGEQKVHCPQCPIKKPYKSPGSARDKDLAVNVDKGTWFCHRCGWSGGLKRENEQKVVFKPVVKKSVLAKPDKFQKLYEFFDKRKIGKAVIDRNHITLENAYVPEKNKNENCIAFNYLVDDEIVNCKYRTHDKKFFQIGGATKVFFKLNDIKNEKECIITEGEIDALSFEVAGYKNAVSVPDGGINPETKNINTKLEYLDNCTEYFKDMKKIYLATDNDGPGIRLREELARRLGKSRCWIVRFPSGCKDANEVLMKFGSTDLMNCVLTAEPYPVEGVHYANTRLDELKDIYENGYPNGVKSGWYNFDDHLRFFDSLLCVVTGIPSHGKSNFLDHLVIRLAIRNNWKFGFFSPENGKIEIHLQRLVEIIVGGPMLPTYNNQMSIEDMEKALDWINNNIFFIQPKDEDYTLDKILDAASYLVLKQGIKGLVIDPWNAIEHDYGKDTETEYTKKILNKLTYFERNYGLCLFLVAHPAKMRRLKESKKYEIPTLYDISGSANWYNKAEIGISVYRDFSEDFTYTKSTNVHIEKVKHKFMGHTGVVKFDFVHKSQRFAEKGSEDEDNYLEWISQGINYQYEEHANKDEGVPF from the coding sequence ATGGAAACTTTCAGAGATTACAGAATTGAAATTAATCATGGCACAGGTGAGCAAAAAGTACACTGCCCTCAATGTCCAATTAAGAAGCCATATAAAAGCCCGGGAAGTGCCAGAGATAAAGATTTAGCTGTAAATGTGGACAAAGGTACTTGGTTTTGTCACCGTTGTGGTTGGTCAGGCGGACTGAAAAGAGAAAATGAGCAGAAAGTGGTTTTCAAGCCGGTTGTCAAAAAAAGTGTTTTAGCAAAGCCGGATAAATTCCAAAAGTTGTATGAGTTCTTCGATAAAAGAAAAATCGGTAAAGCAGTTATTGACAGAAATCATATCACCCTTGAAAATGCTTATGTGCCTGAAAAGAATAAAAACGAGAATTGTATAGCATTCAATTACTTAGTAGATGATGAGATTGTAAACTGTAAGTATCGAACTCATGATAAAAAATTCTTCCAAATTGGTGGTGCAACTAAGGTATTTTTCAAGCTGAATGATATTAAAAACGAGAAAGAGTGTATTATAACTGAGGGAGAGATTGACGCTTTGAGTTTCGAAGTAGCCGGTTATAAAAATGCTGTGTCAGTACCTGACGGTGGTATCAATCCGGAGACTAAGAATATCAATACAAAGCTCGAATATTTGGATAACTGTACTGAGTATTTCAAGGATATGAAAAAAATCTATCTTGCAACGGATAATGACGGACCGGGTATAAGACTTAGAGAAGAACTTGCACGCAGACTTGGTAAATCAAGGTGCTGGATAGTAAGATTTCCGTCAGGTTGTAAAGATGCTAATGAAGTTCTGATGAAATTCGGTTCGACTGACTTAATGAATTGTGTTTTAACAGCAGAACCTTATCCAGTTGAAGGTGTCCATTATGCAAATACAAGACTTGACGAGCTAAAGGATATTTACGAAAATGGTTATCCGAACGGTGTTAAGTCCGGCTGGTATAATTTTGATGACCATTTAAGATTTTTTGATAGTCTATTGTGTGTTGTTACCGGAATACCAAGTCACGGCAAGAGCAATTTTCTTGACCATTTGGTTATTCGTTTAGCGATAAGGAATAACTGGAAATTTGGTTTCTTTTCACCTGAAAATGGAAAAATCGAGATACATTTACAGCGATTAGTAGAAATCATAGTTGGCGGTCCAATGCTACCTACATATAACAATCAGATGTCTATTGAAGATATGGAAAAAGCCCTGGACTGGATAAATAACAACATATTCTTCATTCAACCCAAAGATGAAGATTATACTTTGGATAAGATACTTGATGCAGCGAGTTATTTGGTACTAAAGCAGGGTATAAAAGGACTTGTGATTGACCCATGGAACGCTATAGAGCATGATTATGGCAAAGATACAGAAACAGAATATACCAAGAAGATACTCAATAAACTGACATATTTTGAACGTAATTATGGATTATGTTTATTTCTTGTAGCACATCCGGCAAAAATGAGACGATTGAAAGAATCTAAAAAGTATGAGATACCAACTCTTTATGATATTTCCGGATCTGCTAACTGGTATAATAAAGCTGAAATCGGAATATCAGTTTACCGTGACTTCTCAGAAGACTTTACCTATACGAAAAGTACGAATGTACATATCGAAAAAGTAAAGCACAAATTCATGGGGCATACCGGAGTTGTAAAATTTGACTTTGTACATAAGTCTCAAAGGTTTGCTGAAAAGGGTTCTGAAGATGAAGACAACTATCTTGAATGGATTAGTCAAGGTATAAATTATCAATATGAAGAGCATGCAAATAAAGATGAAGGAGTACCATTCTGA